In Candidatus Neomarinimicrobiota bacterium, a single genomic region encodes these proteins:
- a CDS encoding oligopeptide transporter, OPT family, whose translation MVSKPLPEITVKAVFLGIILSMVLAGANAYLGLFAGMTASASIPAAVISMGVLSLFKNHNILEDNIVQTAASAGESLAAGVIFTIPALLLMGYWETFNYLEVAKIASVGGLIGVLFTIPLRRALIVEAKLTYPEGVATAAVLEAGNAKSGSAEDEVQGGLRLLTMASVTAALMKLGQQGFALWHSALEGATHLGRSVFGFGMDLSPALISVGYIVGRNISILVFSGGLISWFFAIPIYTAIHGYEGNALDAANTIWDTEIRYLGVGAMVVGGIWSLIKLFKPLMIGIQASLRAYSKVQSGEVVPREEQDIPIKYVGIALLVLMIPVFIIYNDILPTPQLAVLITIIMMVFGFFFSAVAAYMAGVVGSSNNPISGVTVATVLFASLLLLAILGAGSLQGAAAAIMVGAVVCNAAAIGGDNLQDLKTGHIVGATPWKQQIMQVIGVLSAAIVLGLVLDILHTAYTIGSPTLSAPQATLMKAVAEGVFQGNLPWDMVIMGAIIGVIIIALDIRQERKGSEFRIPILAVAVGIYLPISLTTPIFIGGMLAHFGDKMGASDATRKKGLLLAAGMITGEAIMGILVALPIFLTADKDWWPNYGGFGWLGPILVIAIAIWFLTTLKTDRTQVGEN comes from the coding sequence ATCGTGAGTAAGCCATTACCTGAAATTACAGTTAAAGCAGTTTTCCTCGGCATAATACTATCCATGGTCCTGGCTGGCGCCAATGCCTACCTGGGTCTTTTCGCTGGCATGACAGCCTCCGCTTCTATTCCAGCAGCTGTGATCAGTATGGGTGTTTTGAGTTTATTCAAAAATCATAATATTCTTGAAGATAACATTGTCCAAACCGCCGCCTCTGCAGGTGAGTCCCTTGCAGCTGGTGTCATCTTCACTATCCCTGCTCTACTGCTCATGGGCTATTGGGAAACTTTCAATTATTTGGAGGTTGCTAAAATCGCCAGTGTGGGTGGATTAATTGGTGTCTTATTCACTATCCCGCTACGGCGCGCCCTCATCGTGGAAGCCAAACTGACTTATCCTGAAGGGGTGGCCACGGCAGCAGTGCTTGAGGCTGGGAATGCTAAAAGTGGAAGCGCTGAGGATGAGGTTCAGGGGGGGCTACGATTGCTCACCATGGCCAGTGTAACTGCCGCACTTATGAAATTGGGGCAACAAGGATTCGCTTTGTGGCATTCTGCCCTGGAAGGGGCCACTCATTTAGGACGTTCAGTTTTCGGTTTTGGAATGGATTTGTCACCAGCCTTGATTTCCGTAGGATACATCGTCGGTAGAAATATTAGTATACTTGTATTTTCAGGGGGGCTCATCTCGTGGTTCTTTGCAATTCCTATTTACACTGCTATTCATGGCTACGAAGGCAACGCTCTGGACGCTGCAAACACCATATGGGATACAGAAATCCGATATCTTGGTGTAGGTGCTATGGTCGTTGGTGGGATTTGGTCCTTAATCAAGCTCTTCAAGCCCCTCATGATTGGAATACAGGCAAGTTTAAGAGCTTACAGTAAAGTTCAGAGTGGTGAAGTCGTGCCGCGAGAAGAACAAGACATTCCCATTAAATATGTGGGGATTGCACTGCTCGTACTTATGATTCCCGTCTTTATTATTTATAATGATATTCTTCCTACCCCCCAGCTGGCTGTTTTAATAACCATCATCATGATGGTCTTTGGCTTTTTCTTCTCAGCTGTAGCTGCCTACATGGCAGGTGTGGTGGGTTCATCAAATAACCCCATTTCAGGAGTTACGGTAGCCACTGTCCTTTTTGCTTCACTCCTGCTCCTGGCTATTCTGGGTGCAGGATCTCTGCAAGGGGCCGCAGCGGCCATTATGGTCGGCGCCGTCGTCTGTAATGCGGCTGCCATTGGAGGTGACAACCTTCAGGATTTAAAAACTGGACATATCGTTGGTGCAACACCGTGGAAGCAGCAAATAATGCAGGTCATTGGGGTTTTAAGCGCAGCTATAGTACTTGGGCTTGTGTTGGACATTCTGCACACGGCATATACCATTGGCTCCCCCACCCTTTCGGCACCTCAAGCCACCTTAATGAAGGCTGTGGCAGAGGGTGTTTTTCAGGGGAATTTACCCTGGGATATGGTAATCATGGGCGCCATCATTGGTGTCATTATCATTGCCCTTGATATTCGCCAAGAACGCAAGGGCTCCGAATTTAGAATTCCAATTCTGGCTGTGGCCGTGGGTATATACCTGCCCATTTCCCTGACTACGCCTATTTTCATCGGAGGAATGTTAGCTCATTTTGGTGACAAGATGGGTGCATCTGATGCTACGAGGAAAAAGGGTTTACTACTGGCAGCTGGAATGATCACTGGCGAAGCCATTATGGGTATTCTGGTAGCATTGCCAATCTTCCTAACTGCCGATAAAGATTGGTGGCCCAACTATGGTGGTTTTGGCTGGCTTGGACCTATCCTTGTGATTGCCATCGCCATCTGGTTCCTCACTACCTTAAAAACTGATAGAACACAAGTCGGAGAAAATTGA
- the add gene encoding adenosine deaminase, with translation MKPVRRDFLIELPKPELHCHLDGSLRLETMLDLAQKDKVELPAKDLDGLKKAVVVQNRVKSLEEYIEKFQFTLAVLQTPEALERAAFELAEDAAAENVRHLEVRYSPILHKDKGMTPMESLDAVIKGLRDAEHEFNISTGVIICGIRNFSIESSIELAELAIAYKYRGVVGYDLAGAEENFPAKDHLEAFYLIRNNNVNVTLHAGEAYGPQSIHQAIHYCGANRIGHGTRLREDGDLMNYINDHRICLEVCLTSNFQTGTIGKVGNHPLKFYHDYGLRLSLNTDNRLISGVTLVDEYMLAHKTFNFNMEDFKDFIISGFKSAFLEHRERTKLIKEVAHQIDDYLGMGAHKY, from the coding sequence ATGAAACCGGTTCGAAGAGATTTCTTAATTGAGCTTCCCAAGCCAGAACTTCACTGTCACCTTGATGGCTCCCTGAGATTGGAAACCATGCTGGATTTGGCTCAGAAAGATAAGGTTGAATTACCTGCCAAAGATCTGGATGGTCTTAAAAAGGCAGTGGTTGTCCAAAACCGAGTCAAGAGTCTGGAAGAGTACATTGAAAAATTCCAATTTACCCTGGCCGTCCTCCAAACCCCTGAGGCATTGGAACGTGCTGCTTTTGAGCTGGCCGAAGATGCAGCAGCTGAGAATGTGCGACATCTGGAAGTGAGATACTCCCCTATTCTGCACAAAGACAAGGGTATGACCCCCATGGAATCACTGGATGCAGTAATCAAGGGTCTACGGGATGCTGAACATGAATTCAATATCAGTACCGGGGTCATCATTTGTGGAATCAGGAATTTTTCTATTGAATCATCTATTGAGCTCGCAGAACTCGCCATCGCCTATAAGTACAGGGGTGTTGTGGGATACGACCTTGCTGGGGCAGAAGAAAATTTTCCTGCAAAGGATCATCTTGAAGCCTTCTATCTGATTCGCAATAACAATGTTAACGTAACCCTCCATGCAGGAGAAGCCTACGGGCCCCAGTCAATCCATCAGGCCATCCACTATTGTGGAGCAAATCGTATTGGACATGGTACCCGTCTGAGAGAAGATGGTGACCTTATGAATTACATTAATGACCACCGTATTTGTCTTGAAGTTTGTCTTACCTCAAACTTTCAAACTGGCACTATTGGCAAAGTTGGTAATCATCCCCTCAAGTTTTACCATGACTACGGTTTGAGACTGAGTTTGAATACGGACAATAGGCTCATTAGCGGTGTTACATTGGTAGATGAGTATATGCTGGCCCACAAAACCTTTAATTTCAATATGGAAGATTTTAAGGATTTTATTATCAGCGGATTTAAAAGCGCTTTTCTTGAGCACCGAGAACGTACAAAATTAATCAAGGAAGTTGCCCATCAGATAGATGATTATCTAGGGATGGGAGCGCATAAGTACTAA